In a single window of the Danio aesculapii chromosome 20, fDanAes4.1, whole genome shotgun sequence genome:
- the spata18 gene encoding mitochondria-eating protein, which translates to MVAFTSSINTTRAPAPLDLVDWDVLKQDYSSRSAAMADTLRRLVNSSPYSVLQDKLDAWYKDYHVYSCDQNLNRCCELVELTSKIQGQLFTILNLTAQEGGHYSGVDTLKSRLLPWLGSCFTIAASSVSSDTSLSLIQESVEKDRKIRELSSVHESNLQKIEDQLCSTRIELDSVKRELVDTHIELDSTKNKSATTLLATEDEILHLKSELRVAQDQLDLYKRKLDVLDDYERQVRILRDEVSYLSAEKSVLQERLVRSRSPSPLLRRSRSVSPVRGESPTRAQLTSSSRHSRLVSRFSDLYATERLESQSLLRKYIDDLETVQRILFIAAVESFQAAKLAYRQFKSRVRKTLSSTHIGPESLEDAVVDYIVRNLDLYDVQTSINDVINAMNVNPRISFPPEVDFVLISSFIREACRIAFAMQTLDPPLDLAFSSDGELYSDVKYRRSFDSEFTAPLVAFHVWPALLEGDTVILKGEAVTRRGALWKSRSRSSSPVRSRSGSPSRTFMASHSRSPSPGRLSSSRL; encoded by the exons ATGGTGGCTTTTACTAGCAGTATAAATACAACGCGCGCACCCGCGCCGCTGGATTTAGTGGACTGGGACGTCCTGAAGCAGGATTACAGCAGCAGATCTGCAGCCATGGCTGACACTTTGAGAAGACTAGTGAACTCCTCTCCGTACAGTGTTTTGCAGGACAAACTGGACGCTTGGTACAAAGACTATCAT GTTTATTCTTGTGACCAGAACCTCAATAGGTGCTGTGAGCTGGTCGAGCTCACCTCAAAAATACAGGGTCAATTGTTCACCATTCTCAACCTTACAGCACAAGAGG GTGGACATTATTCAGGGGTCGACACACTGAAATCTCGCCTTTTGCCATGGCTTGGCTCTTGCTTCACCATTGCAGCTTCATCTGTCTCCTCAGATACCAGCCTCAGCCTCATTCAG GAATCTGTGGAGAAAGATCGGAAGATTCGTGAGCTGTCCTCAGTGCATGAGAGCAACTTGCAGAAAATTGAAGACCAGCTGTGCTCTACACGTATAGAGCTGGACTCAGTAAAACGGGA GCTTGTTGACACCCATATTGAACTGGATTCCACAAAAAATAAATCTGCAACCACCCTGTTGGCCACAGAGGATGAAATCCTACATCTGAAGTCAGA GTTGCGAGTGGCACAAGACCAGCTTGATCTGTATAAGAGAAAGCTAGATGTCCTGGATGATTATGAGAGGCAGGTGAGAATCCTACGAGATGAGGTTTCCTACCTCAGTGCTGAGAAATCTGTTCTGCAGGAGag GTTAGTCCGGAGCCGTTCACCTAGTCCTCTTCTGCGCCGGAGTCGCTCGGTTAGTCCTGTCCGGGGTGAATCTCCTACCCGTGCACAGCTCACCAGCTCCTCTCGACACTCTCGACTGGTCTCCCGTTTCTCAGATCTGTACGCCACTGAGAGGTTAGAGTCCCAGAGTCTCCTGCGCAAATACATTGATGACCTGGAAACAGTCCAGAGGATCCTGTTTATTGCTGCTGTG GAATCGTTTCAGGCAGCTAAGCTGGCCTATCGGCAGTTTAAATCACGCGTGAGGAAGACACTTTCCTCTACTCACATTGGTCCTGAGAGTCTGGAGGATGCAGTGGTGGATTATATTGTGAGAAATCTGGACCTATATGATGTTCAGACCAGCATTAAT GATGTGATTAACGCGATGAACGTAAACCCACGCATCTCTTTCCCTCCGGAGGTGGACTTTGTTCTGATCAGCAGCTTCATTAGAGAAGCCTGTCGAATAGCTTTCGCCATGCAAACTCTGGACCCTCCTCTGGACCTGGCCTTCAGCTCAGATGGAGAACTCTACAGTGATGTTAA GTACCGGCGCAGTTTTGACTCTGAGTTTACGGCTCCGCTAGTGGCGTTTCACGTGTGGCCTGCGTTGCTGGAGGGAGACACTGTCATACTGAAGGGAGAAGCGGTCACAAGGAGAGGAGCTCTG tgGAAAAGCCGAAGTCGTAGCTCCAGTCCTGTTCGCTCTCGCTCAGGAAGCCCCAGCCGCACATTT atgGCCAGTCATAGTCGGAGCCCCTCTCCTGGACGTCTCTCAAGCAGTCGACTTTGA